The proteins below come from a single Ruegeria sp. THAF33 genomic window:
- a CDS encoding alpha/beta fold hydrolase — MNEPLVLLPGLMCDARLFRPQIEVLSRSRPVTVAPVSGGERIEEIASGLLDQLPHRFALAGLSMGGVVGLELIRRAPERVTRLCLMSTDAQADTPQIAASREDLIIGALGGRLEEVMRQLVGTDTLAPGPRRIPILNDLLAMANDLGAETFVRQMRALQRRPDQQGSLRRINVPTLIMCGAHDTLTPVRRHSFMSDLIPEAALEIVENAGHLLPLEAPDAVNKALETWLNIPQRFV; from the coding sequence GTGAACGAACCGCTGGTGTTGTTGCCTGGGTTGATGTGTGATGCCCGGCTGTTTCGACCTCAGATCGAGGTGTTGTCACGGTCACGGCCTGTCACTGTTGCACCTGTTTCCGGAGGCGAGCGAATTGAAGAGATCGCCTCGGGGCTGTTGGATCAGCTGCCACATCGGTTTGCATTGGCGGGCCTGAGCATGGGTGGTGTTGTGGGGCTGGAACTGATCCGGCGGGCACCGGAACGGGTGACGCGCCTGTGCCTGATGTCGACGGACGCACAGGCGGACACACCTCAGATCGCGGCCAGTCGCGAGGATCTGATCATCGGGGCCCTGGGTGGGCGGCTGGAAGAGGTCATGCGCCAACTGGTCGGCACCGATACTTTGGCGCCGGGGCCCAGGCGAATCCCCATTCTGAATGATCTTTTGGCAATGGCGAATGATCTGGGCGCCGAGACATTCGTGCGCCAAATGCGTGCCTTGCAGCGCCGACCCGACCAACAGGGATCGTTGCGCCGCATCAATGTCCCCACTTTGATCATGTGCGGTGCCCATGACACGCTTACCCCGGTCAGACGGCATTCTTTCATGTCTGACCTGATACCAGAGGCCGCGTTGGAGATCGTTGAAAATGCCGGACATCTTCTGCCGCTTGAAGCGCCCGATGCCGTGAACAAAGCCTTGGAAACCTGGCTGAATATCCCGCAAAGGTTTGTCTAG